Within the Bradyrhizobium cosmicum genome, the region CGCCGGCATCATAGAGCGAATGTCCGGCCTCTTCCACGATCCTGACCTCGGAACCCGGCCAAACTTTCGCGAGCGCCTGCGATGTCTCGGGTGGGCACAACAGATCGTAGCGGCCCTGCACGATGATGCCGGGAATGCCGGCGAGCTGACCGGCGTTCCGCAACAACTGGTTCTCGCTCATGAAGCTGTCGTGCACGAAATAATGCGCCTCCATGAACGGCGTCGCCGGCAATGTGCGCCAGACGTTCAGCGAGGCGAGGTCGATCCGCGTCCTGGCCGGCTTATGCTCGGACAAGGCGCGTTCGGTATCGTGCCAGGCGCGCGACGCCGGGCCGTGGACGGACGGATCGGCATCGAGGATGCGACGATAGTAGGCTTCCACCGGCCGCTCGCGCTGCTCGGGCGGCAGCACGCTCAGAAAATCCTCGTAGAGCGCAGGATAGAATTGCGACAGGCGCGAGGTGAAAGCCGTCTCGACTTCTGCTCGGGTGCCCAGGAACGTCGCGCGCAGCGCGATGCCGGAGACGCGCTCGGGATGCGCCTCTGCATAAGCCAGCGCCAACGTCGCGCCCCAGGAGCCGCCGACCACCATCCAGCGCGCGATGCCGAATTTCTCGCGGATCGTCTCCATGTCCGCGATCAGATGCGCGGTGGTGTTGTGCGTGCGCGATCCCTTGGGACGGCTGCGGCCGCAGCCGCGCTGGTCGAACAGCACCGCATGCATGCGCTCGGGATCGAACAGCCGGCGATGATCGGGCTGGCAGCCGCTGCCGGGGCCACCGTGCAGGTAAACGGCGGGGATTCCGTCGGCGCGGCCGACGCTCTCGACATAGAGCTCGTGGCCGTCGCCGACATCGATCATCTCGGAGGTCAGCGGTGCAAAGGGATCGGCACGTTTGGCGGATGCGGCCGCATCGGCGTCAGGCATCATCGCCGGATTCCAGAGTGCCGCCGGCGAAATTGCGATAGAGGAAGCGGTTGGTCTCGCCCTCGGCCTCACGCTCGGCCTGCTTGAAGATGGTCTCGTGCAGCGGCGACAGCGCGCAGGCGGGGTCGGTGTTGGCGGCATCGCCGGTCAGCGCGAAGGCCTGGCAGCGGCAGCCGCCGAAATCGATCTCGCGGAATTCGCAACTCTTGCACGGCTCCTTCATCCAGCCGGTGCCGCGATAGCGGTTGAAGGCCTCCGAGTTCTGCCAGATCCAGGCGATCGAATGGTTCGAGCGCACCGACTCGAAGTCGAGCCCGGTGATGCTCTCGGCGGCGTGGCACGGCAGCACCTTGCCGGCGGGCGAGATGTTGAAGAACTGCCGGCCCCAGCCGCCCATGCACTTCTTCGGCCGCAGCGCGTAGTAATCCGGCACGACGTAGTCGATCGACAGCCGGCCCTTGAGCCGCTCGCGCGCCTCCTCGACGATTTCAGTGCATTCGTCGAGCTGCGCCACCGTCGGCATCAGCGCGGCGCGGTTCTTCAGCGCCCAGCCGTAATATTGCACGTTGGCGACCTCGAGCCGGTCGGCGTCCAGATCGACAGACATCTGGATGATGTCGGGGAGCTGGTGCAAATTCTGCCGGTGCATCACCGCGTTCACGGTGAGCGGCAAATCGAGCTCGCGCGTCCATCTTGCCACCTCTAACTTCTTGCGGTGGCCGCCTCTGTAGCCGGCGACGCGGTCGGCGAGGCCTTCCTCGACGCCCTGGAAGCTGATCTGCACATGGCAGAGCCCGGCATCGGCAAGTTCGCTCAGCCGCTCGCGCGTCAGCAGCACGGCCGAGGTGATCAGGTTGGTGTAGAGGCCGACGTCGGTCGCATGCTTGACCAGCTCGACGAGGTCTTTCCGCGCCGTCGGCTCGCCGCCGGAGAAATGCACCTGCAGCACGCCGATCTCGGCGAGCTCGCTCAGCACCTTCTTCCATTCGTCGGTGGTCAGTTCCTTGCCGGAGCGATCGAGCTCCACGGGGTTGGAGCAATACGGGCATTGCAGCGGGCAGCGATGGGTGATCTCGAGCAGCACCGCGAGCGGAATGCCAAACGTCTCCGCCGTCGAGCGGCCCTTCTCCAGCACCGCGAGGCTGTCGCTGGTGTCGGGTGGAATGGCGGGATGGCCGAGCACATCGCTCATGATGTCTTCTCCCGGGCCTCGGTCAGAAAGCCCTTGTCGGCGAGGTCCTGCAGCATGACGATGACGTCGGCGAGGATCGCCTCGCGCGGCGCGGCGTATTTCGCCGCCAGCTGGTCGGAGACGTCGCCGACGCTGCGCTCGCCGTTGCAGAGCTGCAAGACCTCGACCGCGATCTCGTCCGGGGCCAGCACCCGCTCGGGCGCCAGGATCACCCAGACCTTGCGCGTCTCGTCATATTTCAGCTTGGCGTGCCGCGGCAGCACGGGGCGGCTTGCCTCGCTGACGCTGATATGACGCGGCCCGGCCATTTCCGTTCCTCTTCAACCCGCTTTGGGCACGAACGCGCCCGGCGGAATGTTGCCCTCGACATAGGCGTAATAGAGCGCGTCGAGCTGCACCCACAGCACGTTGGTCTTGAAGATCAGCGCATTGCAGACCGACGCGCGCTGCTCCGGCGTCGTCGCATGGGTCCTGACATAGTCGAGCGCGAAATTGGCGTCGCGCGGCGCCTGGGTCAGGCGGCGCTTGAAGTAGCTCATGATGTCAGGGTTGACGAAGTCGTAATGCTGCAGCATGCCGGCAATGCGCTCCTCGTGGATGCTGGGCGCGAACAATTCGGTCAGCGACGAGGCGATCGCCTCCAGCGGCGACTTCTCGCGGCAATAATGGACATAGGCTTCCACCGCGAAGCGCGTCGCCGGCAGGATGCCCTCGGTGGATTCCACGTAAGCCGTGTCGAGGCCGAGGCCGTCGGTCAGCTTCAGCCAGCGCTCGATGCCGCCCTCGCTGCCGACATCGCCGTCATGGTCCTCGATCCGGTGCCGCCATTCCAGCCGCGTGGCGCGGTCGCGGAAGCGCGAGATCACCACCGCGTCCTTGATCGGGATCGTGCTCTGGTAATAGTAGCGGTTCAGCGCCCAGGCCTGCACCTGGCCCTTGTTCAGTTTGCCGCCGTGCAGCAGCTTATGAAACGGGTGCAGGCTGTGATAGCGGGTCGCGCCGATGTGGCGCAGCGCCGCCTCCAGCTCCTCGGCCGAATTGAGCCTGATGTCCTTGCCGATCGAGAGTGCAGTCATTCCAGTCAGTGACGCGGCATTCACAGCACAATCTCCGTTCCGTCGGCGGGTATCTGCCAGCCCGCCGCCTCGGTGGCCTTGCGCTCGGGTGACGTGGGCAGCAGCGCCGGGTTCGAGTTATTGATATGCAGAAACATCTTCCTGTCGAGAGTGAGGTCGGCCAGCCGCGCGATCGCGCCGTCGTCGCCGGACATCGCGACGTGGCCCATGCTCTTGCCGGTCTTGTGGCCGAGCCCGGCCCGGATCATCTCGTCGTCCTGCCAGACCGTGCCGTCGAAGAACACCAGCGCGGCGCCGTCGATCTCGGCCTTCAGCGCGTCGGTCACCTCGGCGCAGGCGGCGATGAAGTAGAAGAACTTGCCGCTGGTCTTGTCGGTGATCTTCAGCCCCAGCGTATCGCCGTCGCCGCTTTCGCCGCCGGGATGCGCCTTGCCTTCGAGATACCAGGCGGATTTGCCCGGCACCGCGAAAGCCAGCACCTCCAGCCCCGAGCGCGCGCCGTCCGGCAGTCGCGGCTCGAACGGCTCGCGGATATCGATCGGCTGCCGTTTGACGTTCTTCTCGTTCAGCACGTTGAAGATGCTGTTGCTCGCCAGGATCGCCAGCCCTTTCTCATGCGCATAGATCGTGAAGGGCGAGCCCTCGCGCATCGACAGCAGGCCCGCCACCGCATCCACTTCGCTGTTGGTCAGGATCACGCCTGCAACAGGCGTGTGTCGCAGGGCGCCCGCCTTGGGGTGCAGCTGCGGCGTGGCGTTCAATTGCTGGCGAAGGTCGGGCGAGGCGTTGATCAGGAACCAGTGCTCACCGTCGCCGCTGAAGGCGACCGAGGCCTGGGTTCGGTAAAGCTCATGGCCGTTGGCTCGGGCCGCCCGGCAGCCCTCGCAGCCGCAATTCCATTGCGGGACTCCGCCGCCAGCCCCGGCGCCCAGGACGACGACGCGAAGCATGTTACGTCTCCTGGAGGCAATGTCGCGAGGTGGATCTCACGCCGACACAAATCCTGTCGTCCGGACATGCATCGTGACTGAAAGATCCACCTGCGCAGAACGCGAACTCACCAGCCGCTTACTTGCGGGTGGCGCTCACATACATGTTGATTTCCATGCCACAGGGCACTTCGACGATCTTCGGGGCTTTCCAGGCCATATCAGCTCTCCATTTCGCGAACTCGGACGTATCCGCCCATGGGTTAAAGTAATGCGAGCACAAAAGTTCGCCAGTGAAATTTTCCCGAAGAGGGCCATGTTGCGCCGCGAAAATCATGTTGGAACATCGGTTCCGGTGACGCTGCCTTGCGCGTGGCGCATTCGGTCGTGAACGCTGTCCTGATAAAGCACTTGTGAGTGCAGTGCAGCTTTCAATCCGGTACAGGCGAGTCTAGCTGGATCTCCGTGATGCCCAAATATTTCTTCAACACCCGCATTGGCGACGAGTTGATCGTGGATCCCGAAGGCGAGGATCTGCGCAACCCCGATCGTGCCTGGGAGGTCGCCCGCCAGATGATCCTGGAGGTGCTGAAATCCGAGGGGACCCAGCCGGCGCTCATGGAGGCGGTCATCGAAGTCACCGACGTCGAGGGCGAAATCGTGCTGGAATTCCCCTTCACCGAGGCCCTGCTGGACGTTCCCGACCAGTCCGCGACAAGGCATTAGCCGGTAGCGAGGCCTGCCACTCTCTCCGTTCGTCATTGCGAGCGAAGCGAAGCAATCCAGACTGTGTCTCCACGGAGGCAGTTTGGATTGCTTCGTTGCTTCGCTCCTCGCAATGACGGGAAATGTGGCAATCCGGGCCCTTAGCCCCTTCGCCCCTGCGAAATCCACATGGCTTTGCCGCGTTCCCGGCGCTAAAAGACGCCGGTTAAACGGAGCAAGCCATGCAAGATCTCTGGCGCCTGTCGGCCGCCGACCTCGCCACCCTCGTCAAAGCCAGGAAAGTGTCCGCCAGGGAGGCAGCCAAGGCCGGCCTCGCCCGGCTCGATGCGGTCAATCCCCAGCTCAATGCGGTGATCGACCACCGGCCCGAGGACGTGCTCAAGCAGGCCGACGCCGTCGATGCCGCGATCGCGCGGGGCGAGGACCCCGGCGTGCTCGCCGGCGTTCCCGTCACCATCAAGGCCAATGTCGACCAGGAGGGCTTTGCCACCACCAATGGCCTGAAACTCCAGCGCGACCTGATCGCGCGCGAGGACAATCCGGTGGTCGCCAATTTCCGGAAAGCGGGCGCGGTTCTGCTGGGCCGCACCAATTGCCCGGCCTTCTCCTATCGCTGGTTCACCACCAACCTCGTCCATGGCGACACCAAGAATCCCCGCGACGCCTCGCTGACGCCGGGCGGCTCGTCCGGCGGCGCCGGTTCGGCGGTCGCGGCGGGCATCGGCCATATCGCCCACGGCACCGACATCGCCGGCTCGATCCGCTATCCCGCCTATGCCTGCGGCGTGCACGGCCTGCGCCCGACGCTGGGCCGCATCCCCGCCTTCAATCCGGCGCTGCCGGAGCGTCCGATCGGGCCGCAGATCATGGCGGTCTCGGGACCCTTGGCGCGCACCGTCAACGACGTCAGGATTTCGCTCGCCGCGATGTCGGCCCGCGACATCCGCGACCCCTGGTACGTGCCGGCACCGCTGGAAGGCCCCGCGCGACCGAAGCGTGCCGCGCTCTGCCTCAATCCAGACGGGCTCGCCACCACGCCGGAGGTGAAGGCGGCGGTGATCGATGCCGGCAAGCGGCTGGAGCGCGCGGGCTGGACCGTCGAGACGATCGAAAACACGCCGTCGATGCGCGAAGCCGTCCAGTGGCAGATCAAGCTCTGGCTCGGTGACGGTTACGAGGCGCAGCTGGAGATGGCCGAGCGCGAAGGCGATCCCGGTGCGCTGGCCTGCCTGCGCGGCAATCGCGCCAAGGTCACGCCGATGGACCAGGCTAACTACGCGCAGGCCCTGACCCGCCGCGCCACGCTGACCCGCGACTGGATGCTGTTCTTCGAAAAATACGCTGTCGTGCTGACGCCGGTCTCCGGCGAGCTGCCGTTCCCCGATCATCTCGACCGTAAGGACGAGGAGTCCTTCAAGCGAGTCTGGGAAGCGCAGATGCCGCAGATCGCGACCCCGTTCATGGGGCTGCCGGGCCTCGTGGTCTCCACCGGCCTTGTCGGCAAGGCGCCGGTCGGCGTGCACATCGTCTCCGGCCGCTATCGCGAGGATTTGTGTCTGCTCGCGGGCGAAGCGATCGAGGCGGGCGGCGTGCCGCCGTCGCCGATCGATCCCGTGGGTTGACGATGTCTGTCATCTACGACTTCAAGGCCAACTCGCTTGCCGGCGAGGAGGTTGCCCTGAAGCGTTTCGAAGGGCAGGTGCTGCTGATCGTCAACACCGCGAGCAAATGCGGCTTCACGCCGCAATATCGCGGGCTCGAGGATCTCTATCGCGACCTCTCGCCGCGCGGCTTTTCCGTGCTTGGCTTTCCCTGCAACCAGTTCGGTGCGCAGGAGCCGGGGCAGGCGGGTGAGATCCAGGAATTCTGCTCGACCCATTACGACGTCACCTTTCCCCTGTTCGAGAAGATCGACGTCAACGGCGCCAACGCGCACCCCTTGTACGAGTATCTGAAACGCCAGCAATCCGGACTGCTGGGCGCCTCCATCAAATGGAATTTCACCAAATTCCTGGTGGACCGTGCCGGCAAGGTGATCGCGCGCTATGCGCCGACCGCCCGGCCTGAAGGATTGCGGCAGCAAATCGAGACCCTGTTATGAGCGAGACAATCATGAGCGACGAATTTCCGGACCGCCTCTCGGTCGATCCGAACAGCCCCTATTACAACGCGGATATTCTCTCCCGCGACGTCGGCATCCGCTTCAAGGGCGTCGAGAAAACCAATGTCGAGGAATACTGCATCAGCGAAGGCTGGGTCCGCGTCACCGCCGGCAACGCCAAGGATCGTCACGGCAACCCGCTGACCATCAAGGTGCATGGCCCGGTGGAGCCGTATTTCAGGGATAAGAAGTAGGCGGCTCATTGCCGTTGTGAGGCGCGGTGGCCACGCCAATAACGGTGTCGTCCCCGCGAAAGCGGGGACCCATAACCCCAGGGAGGAGTCGTCGGCGCCAGCTGGCAACTCCGAGTCGTCGTCAAACCTGATCCTGTGGCTATGGGTCCCGGATCTGCGCTTCGCCTGTCCGGGACGACAATTGAGCGCGCAGCTACGACAGCCGCATGTCCAGCAGCCGGCGTCCTTCGCCCTTCAGCAGCTTCTTCACTGCGCTCGACGCCACGACCTCGCCGTCATTGGCGTAGGCTTCGTGGTTCTTCTCGATGTCGTCGAGGCGATAGAGGTAGTTGACCATCACGCCGGCGGATTCGCGCAGGCCCTTCGGCGAGAGGTCGCCGAGCCAGTTGATGCGCTCGAGCCGGGCGCCGTTGCCGAGATGGAAACGCGCGACGGAATCGATCAGCCGGCCCTTCGGCGTGCGCGCCTTCAGGAAGTAATGCGCGGCGAGCGGCTCGATCACGGCGCGCAGCAGCGTGGTCGTCTCGGGGTTCTCGAACCATTTGGGATCGTCGAGGCGCTTCAGCACCTCGCGGTCCTCGTCCGTCAGCGGCAAATCCTTGTCCTGCTTCACCCACTGCATGAATCCCGGCACCGGTGACAGCGTCACGAAGGTGTCGAGCTTCGGCAATTCGCGGCGCAGCTCCTCGACCACCTGCTTGATCAGGAAGCTGCCGAACGAGATGCCCCCCAGGCCGCGCTGGGTGTTGGAGATCGAATAGAACACGGCGGTGCGGGCGCGCGCGATCGGCAGATGCTGGCGGTCGACCGCGAGCAGGGGTTGAATCGCGCCCGGAATCGTCTCGGTCAGTGCCACCTCGACGAAGATCAGGGGCTCGTCCACCATCGCGGGATGGAAGAAGGCGTAGCAGCGGCGATCGACCGGATCGAGGCGGCGGCGCAAATCGTCCCAGTCGCTGATCTCGTGCACGGCTTCGTAGCGGATGATCTTTTCGAGGATGTTGGCCGGGGTCGACCAGTCAATCCGGCGCAGCACGAGAAACCCCCTGTTGAACCACGAAGACAGCAGATGCGAGACGTCGCGATCGAGCGCGGCAAGGTCGGCATGGCCCTTCATCATGCCGAGCAGATCGGCCCGCATGTTGACGAGATCGCCGGTGCCGCCCGGCGCACGGTTGAGGCGGCGGATCAGTTCCTGCCGCCGCGGCTCCGAGGCGAAATGCAGCGCGCTTGCGTCTTCGTCGCTGGGCTTGGCGCGCCACTTCTCGATGGCCTTTGACAGGCGTTCCCGGTCCGGTCCGAAATCACGCACGAGGCCATCGAAAAAGGCGCGGCGTCCTGCCGCATCCAGCTCCTGGTAGATATCCAGCACCTCACGCGCAAGCGCGGTGCCGGAGGCTTCGCCCCGGCCCGACAGCAGCGCGCCGCAGAGCTCGATCAGCCCGTCGGCGTCCTGTTTGATGTCCGCGCCATCGCCGCGCCGAAGCAGCGTGCGGCCGCGCTCGGAGATGGTGGCGAGCAGGTCGGAGAAGAAGGCGTTCGCCATCGGGGCCTTTCGAAACCGGGTTGTGCGATGCGGGAAGTTTACACGTGATTTGGGCGGAAGCCGATCACAATCATGCAGGGGAATTTGGCAACTTGAGCTGGGCCGTGCGTTTCGAGAATGCTGTTATGTCCCGAAGCCGGGCCGTACATCGCGCCTCGCGCCGCGTCGCCAATGGCAGCAATTGACCTATTGCCTGAACTGGACCAGGCTGAATGAGCCGATACTGGTCGTCCGGACGAAAGCGAAGCCGGCCGAGCCCACCAGCGTGCGATACTCGGCTTCCGTCCGCTCGCAGCCGCCGGGTCCGCGCAGCATGTTGAGGTCGCTCATGACGCAGGAGCGATCCTCCGGTTCCGTCGTGGCAAGCTCCGGCATAATCCGCTCGATCACGATCAGCGTCCCGCCCGGCGGCAGCGCGTCCCGGCAATTTCGCAGGATGACCAGGCAACGGTCGTCATTCCAATTATGGAGAATGCTCTTCATCACGATCGTGTCGGCGCCGCTGGGGACGTCTTCAAAGAAGCTCCCGGCGACGAATTGGCAGCGGCCGGCGATACCGAGCCGATCGAAATGCGTGCGCGCATCTGTCTCGCAACGCGCGAGATCCAGGACGACGCCCCCAAGATGAGGGTTATGCTGGAGTACGGCGCCGATCAATTCGCCGGTGCCGCCGCCGAGATCCATGACGAGGCGCGCGGCTGCGAAGTCGTGGGTTGCGACGATCTTTGGAACGATGGACCGCGTGAGGCAGACCATCGCAGCGTTGAACCGGCGATTTGCTTCCGGCGCATTGCCTGAGGCGGCATAGCGGTCATCGCCTTCTCCGCGCAACTGTGTCCCGGTCTTTCCAGTGCGAACCGAATCGGCCAGTCCGCTCCAGGATTGCACGAGCATCTCGCCCTCAAAGAGAACCCAGTCCTTGAAGGACGGGTCGGCGGTCTCGCCGAGTTGCCGGCCGAGGTCGGTCATGGCAAACCGATCCCGGTCTAGCTGCCTGCAAAGGCCAAGTGTCGTCAAACCAACGAGCAGTCTGCGCAGCGCACTTTCGTCCGCGGACACCAGCAGGGCAAGCTCAGTGACCGATTTCGCCTCATCTCCGATAGCCTCAGCGAGATTGAGCTTCGCCGCAGTATAGATCACCGCGGTGACGCGATGCGACTGCACCAGGTCGAGCACGGATGCTGGCCCGCTCATGTGTTGCCTCCCGTCAATCGGTCGGGACGAACCCCGTTTCCTGCACGATCGCCCTCCACCGGTCGGATTCCGATGCGATCAGCCGGGCGCAGTCCTCCATCGCGATCGCATCGGGCTCGACGGCCAGCTTTGCCATGCCGGCCCTGACCTCGTCGGTGCGCACGGCCGCCTGGATCGCGGCATTGAGCTTATCGACAATCGGTGCTGGTGTCTTCGCCGGAACGAAAAATGCAAACCATGTGAGGTCCTCGAGCGACGGGTATCCGGCTTCCCGCATCGTCGGTACCTCCGGAATGAACTGGCAGCGGCGCGGTCCGGTGGTCGCCAGCGCGCGAATATCTCCAGACTGGACAAGCCCGAGCGAGCTGCCGATCGGCATGACGGTCGCTGCAATCACGTCCTTGACCAGATCCTGAATCGCGCCACCGCCCTGATAGGGTATGTGAAGAAAATCGAAGCCCGCGCTGCGGCCCAGCATCGTACCGAGAAAATGCAGCGTGGTTCCGGCGCCCGGCGTGCCGAACGTGGCGAGCTTAGGATTGGCGCGGCACCAGGCAACGAAGTCCGCCAGCGTCTTGACGTCGGCCGGTACCTTCGGGCCGACCGTCAGCAATGCCGGGGTCGAGGCAACGGTCGACACCGGTGTGAAGTCACGCGGCTGGTATCTCAGCGTCCTGTAGACGTGCGGAAAGAACATCATGAAGCCGAGCGGCGAGAACAGCATGGTCGATCCGTCGGCATCGGCATTCTTCACCGCCTCGACGGCGATGCGACCGCCCGCGCCCGGGCGGCTCTCGACCACGATGGTTTCCGCATAGCCGCTCATCTGTCCGGCCACGAGCCGCGCCATGGCGTCCTGGAACCCGGGCGTGAAGCCTGTCAGAATGTGCACGGTTTTTGAGAGCGGCTGTGCGAGCGCGCGCGGCGCAGGATAAGTGGCGAATGCTGCAGCGGCTGTCGACAACACATCACGACGCGTGATCATCGCCTTCTCCCTGACCAGGCCCACGTTTCCGCGCGGGCTCTACTTTTGGATGTACCACGTCGGGGCGCCGACAGGCTTGGTCGCCGGCTTACATTTTCCTTACCGACAGCTTATTGTTGAACAGAAT harbors:
- the pip gene encoding prolyl aminopeptidase codes for the protein MMPDADAAASAKRADPFAPLTSEMIDVGDGHELYVESVGRADGIPAVYLHGGPGSGCQPDHRRLFDPERMHAVLFDQRGCGRSRPKGSRTHNTTAHLIADMETIREKFGIARWMVVGGSWGATLALAYAEAHPERVSGIALRATFLGTRAEVETAFTSRLSQFYPALYEDFLSVLPPEQRERPVEAYYRRILDADPSVHGPASRAWHDTERALSEHKPARTRIDLASLNVWRTLPATPFMEAHYFVHDSFMSENQLLRNAGQLAGIPGIIVQGRYDLLCPPETSQALAKVWPGSEVRIVEEAGHSLYDAGVRDAVMKSIAELASKAAR
- the pqqE gene encoding pyrroloquinoline quinone biosynthesis protein PqqE, encoding MSDVLGHPAIPPDTSDSLAVLEKGRSTAETFGIPLAVLLEITHRCPLQCPYCSNPVELDRSGKELTTDEWKKVLSELAEIGVLQVHFSGGEPTARKDLVELVKHATDVGLYTNLITSAVLLTRERLSELADAGLCHVQISFQGVEEGLADRVAGYRGGHRKKLEVARWTRELDLPLTVNAVMHRQNLHQLPDIIQMSVDLDADRLEVANVQYYGWALKNRAALMPTVAQLDECTEIVEEARERLKGRLSIDYVVPDYYALRPKKCMGGWGRQFFNISPAGKVLPCHAAESITGLDFESVRSNHSIAWIWQNSEAFNRYRGTGWMKEPCKSCEFREIDFGGCRCQAFALTGDAANTDPACALSPLHETIFKQAEREAEGETNRFLYRNFAGGTLESGDDA
- the pqqD gene encoding pyrroloquinoline quinone biosynthesis peptide chaperone PqqD → MAGPRHISVSEASRPVLPRHAKLKYDETRKVWVILAPERVLAPDEIAVEVLQLCNGERSVGDVSDQLAAKYAAPREAILADVIVMLQDLADKGFLTEAREKTS
- the pqqC gene encoding pyrroloquinoline-quinone synthase PqqC yields the protein MTALSIGKDIRLNSAEELEAALRHIGATRYHSLHPFHKLLHGGKLNKGQVQAWALNRYYYQSTIPIKDAVVISRFRDRATRLEWRHRIEDHDGDVGSEGGIERWLKLTDGLGLDTAYVESTEGILPATRFAVEAYVHYCREKSPLEAIASSLTELFAPSIHEERIAGMLQHYDFVNPDIMSYFKRRLTQAPRDANFALDYVRTHATTPEQRASVCNALIFKTNVLWVQLDALYYAYVEGNIPPGAFVPKAG
- the pqqB gene encoding pyrroloquinoline quinone biosynthesis protein PqqB, whose translation is MLRVVVLGAGAGGGVPQWNCGCEGCRAARANGHELYRTQASVAFSGDGEHWFLINASPDLRQQLNATPQLHPKAGALRHTPVAGVILTNSEVDAVAGLLSMREGSPFTIYAHEKGLAILASNSIFNVLNEKNVKRQPIDIREPFEPRLPDGARSGLEVLAFAVPGKSAWYLEGKAHPGGESGDGDTLGLKITDKTSGKFFYFIAACAEVTDALKAEIDGAALVFFDGTVWQDDEMIRAGLGHKTGKSMGHVAMSGDDGAIARLADLTLDRKMFLHINNSNPALLPTSPERKATEAAGWQIPADGTEIVL
- the pqqA gene encoding pyrroloquinoline quinone precursor peptide PqqA is translated as MAWKAPKIVEVPCGMEINMYVSATRK
- a CDS encoding DUF6894 family protein; its protein translation is MPKYFFNTRIGDELIVDPEGEDLRNPDRAWEVARQMILEVLKSEGTQPALMEAVIEVTDVEGEIVLEFPFTEALLDVPDQSATRH
- a CDS encoding amidase family protein, with the protein product MQDLWRLSAADLATLVKARKVSAREAAKAGLARLDAVNPQLNAVIDHRPEDVLKQADAVDAAIARGEDPGVLAGVPVTIKANVDQEGFATTNGLKLQRDLIAREDNPVVANFRKAGAVLLGRTNCPAFSYRWFTTNLVHGDTKNPRDASLTPGGSSGGAGSAVAAGIGHIAHGTDIAGSIRYPAYACGVHGLRPTLGRIPAFNPALPERPIGPQIMAVSGPLARTVNDVRISLAAMSARDIRDPWYVPAPLEGPARPKRAALCLNPDGLATTPEVKAAVIDAGKRLERAGWTVETIENTPSMREAVQWQIKLWLGDGYEAQLEMAEREGDPGALACLRGNRAKVTPMDQANYAQALTRRATLTRDWMLFFEKYAVVLTPVSGELPFPDHLDRKDEESFKRVWEAQMPQIATPFMGLPGLVVSTGLVGKAPVGVHIVSGRYREDLCLLAGEAIEAGGVPPSPIDPVG
- a CDS encoding glutathione peroxidase, yielding MSVIYDFKANSLAGEEVALKRFEGQVLLIVNTASKCGFTPQYRGLEDLYRDLSPRGFSVLGFPCNQFGAQEPGQAGEIQEFCSTHYDVTFPLFEKIDVNGANAHPLYEYLKRQQSGLLGASIKWNFTKFLVDRAGKVIARYAPTARPEGLRQQIETLL
- a CDS encoding DUF3297 family protein, which encodes MSETIMSDEFPDRLSVDPNSPYYNADILSRDVGIRFKGVEKTNVEEYCISEGWVRVTAGNAKDRHGNPLTIKVHGPVEPYFRDKK
- a CDS encoding malonyl-CoA decarboxylase, which gives rise to MANAFFSDLLATISERGRTLLRRGDGADIKQDADGLIELCGALLSGRGEASGTALAREVLDIYQELDAAGRRAFFDGLVRDFGPDRERLSKAIEKWRAKPSDEDASALHFASEPRRQELIRRLNRAPGGTGDLVNMRADLLGMMKGHADLAALDRDVSHLLSSWFNRGFLVLRRIDWSTPANILEKIIRYEAVHEISDWDDLRRRLDPVDRRCYAFFHPAMVDEPLIFVEVALTETIPGAIQPLLAVDRQHLPIARARTAVFYSISNTQRGLGGISFGSFLIKQVVEELRRELPKLDTFVTLSPVPGFMQWVKQDKDLPLTDEDREVLKRLDDPKWFENPETTTLLRAVIEPLAAHYFLKARTPKGRLIDSVARFHLGNGARLERINWLGDLSPKGLRESAGVMVNYLYRLDDIEKNHEAYANDGEVVASSAVKKLLKGEGRRLLDMRLS
- a CDS encoding methyltransferase, with the translated sequence MLDLVQSHRVTAVIYTAAKLNLAEAIGDEAKSVTELALLVSADESALRRLLVGLTTLGLCRQLDRDRFAMTDLGRQLGETADPSFKDWVLFEGEMLVQSWSGLADSVRTGKTGTQLRGEGDDRYAASGNAPEANRRFNAAMVCLTRSIVPKIVATHDFAAARLVMDLGGGTGELIGAVLQHNPHLGGVVLDLARCETDARTHFDRLGIAGRCQFVAGSFFEDVPSGADTIVMKSILHNWNDDRCLVILRNCRDALPPGGTLIVIERIMPELATTEPEDRSCVMSDLNMLRGPGGCERTEAEYRTLVGSAGFAFVRTTSIGSFSLVQFRQ
- a CDS encoding Bug family tripartite tricarboxylate transporter substrate binding protein, with the protein product MITRRDVLSTAAAAFATYPAPRALAQPLSKTVHILTGFTPGFQDAMARLVAGQMSGYAETIVVESRPGAGGRIAVEAVKNADADGSTMLFSPLGFMMFFPHVYRTLRYQPRDFTPVSTVASTPALLTVGPKVPADVKTLADFVAWCRANPKLATFGTPGAGTTLHFLGTMLGRSAGFDFLHIPYQGGGAIQDLVKDVIAATVMPIGSSLGLVQSGDIRALATTGPRRCQFIPEVPTMREAGYPSLEDLTWFAFFVPAKTPAPIVDKLNAAIQAAVRTDEVRAGMAKLAVEPDAIAMEDCARLIASESDRWRAIVQETGFVPTD